A genome region from Pseudomonas sp. N3-W includes the following:
- a CDS encoding glycine betaine/L-proline ABC transporter ATP-binding protein, which produces MSNAAISKIEVKNVFKIFGNRSKDALAMIGQGKTKDQVLAETGCVVGVNDLSLSIATGEIFVIMGLSGSGKSTLVRHFNRLIDPTSGAILVDGVDILQYDMPALREFRRHKISMVFQSFGLLPHKSVVDNVAYGLKVRGESKQMCAERALHWINTVGLKGYENKYPHQLSGGMRQRVGLARALAADTDIILMDEAFSALDPLIRAEMQDQLLELQKTLHKTIVFITHDLDEAVRIGNRIAILKDGRLIQVGTPREILHSPADEYVDRFVQRRAAVV; this is translated from the coding sequence ATGAGCAACGCAGCCATCAGCAAGATCGAAGTCAAAAACGTCTTCAAGATTTTCGGCAACCGCTCCAAGGATGCGCTGGCGATGATCGGTCAGGGCAAAACCAAGGATCAGGTGCTGGCCGAAACTGGCTGCGTGGTGGGTGTGAACGACTTGTCGTTGAGCATCGCCACCGGCGAGATTTTCGTGATCATGGGCCTGTCCGGCTCCGGCAAATCGACACTGGTGCGCCATTTCAACCGCCTGATCGACCCCACCAGCGGCGCGATCCTGGTTGACGGCGTGGACATCCTGCAATACGACATGCCGGCGCTGCGCGAATTTCGCCGGCACAAGATCAGCATGGTGTTCCAGAGCTTCGGCCTGCTGCCGCACAAGAGCGTGGTCGACAACGTCGCCTACGGCCTGAAAGTGCGCGGCGAGAGCAAGCAGATGTGCGCCGAACGTGCGCTGCACTGGATCAACACCGTGGGCCTGAAGGGCTACGAAAACAAATACCCGCATCAGCTCTCGGGTGGCATGCGTCAGCGCGTGGGCCTGGCCCGTGCGCTGGCGGCGGACACCGACATCATCCTGATGGACGAAGCGTTCAGTGCCCTCGATCCACTGATCCGCGCCGAGATGCAGGACCAGTTGCTGGAACTGCAGAAGACCCTGCACAAGACCATCGTTTTCATCACTCACGACCTCGATGAGGCAGTGCGCATTGGCAACCGCATTGCGATTCTCAAGGACGGGCGCTTGATCCAGGTGGGCACGCCGAGGGAGATCCTGCATTCGCCGGCCGATGAATATGTTGACCGGTTCGTGCAGCGGCGGGCTGCGGTGGTCTGA